In Nomia melanderi isolate GNS246 chromosome 5, iyNomMela1, whole genome shotgun sequence, a single genomic region encodes these proteins:
- the Sas10 gene encoding UTP3 small subunit processome component Sas10, whose translation MKSRKRTKTIEMNEEMDNLEDINMNEVTDSEDEYSENERKLLQKVRNNRPSEDYDSDYEVYGLQNKNEKDQDDTEDEEEADSMVSDIEGLQEDFDLPNEKAWGKKKKAYYSTDYVDPDYATTSQKDLADAEMEEEEAKNIQKRLAEQLDDADFGLDFIQTTKAKNEEIQENAEQFVKTDLSKLSKRQKQAIMEKESPEFIALVNDYKDRMTEVRDVLAPFLKLAKSNILNNCPAVSFVKTKYDVLLNYCINISFYLMLKAKRLPVTSHPVIKRLAQYSQLLNQLESGQENLIQEIKEILKAKEQGKPLYNVSDGSKISIDKKKISNHFKEKLDHLKKPTKVEVRNKRLLESEYEMESKEFLDEEEHSDDNVSINKVEDTENNASIEDEKEIEGTNMDGLLMESEGKRGITYQIAKNKGLTPHRRKDQRNPRVKHRNKYRKAKIRRKGAVREVRKEITRYAGEISGIKASVKKSIKLK comes from the exons atgaaaagtagaaaaag AACAAAAACAATCGAAATGAATGAAGAAATGGATAATTTAGAGGATATAAATATGAACGAAGTCACAGATTCTGAAGATGAATATTCAGAAAATGAACGAAAATTACTTCAGAAGGTTCGAAATAATCGCCCTTCTGAAGACTATGATAGTGATTACGAAGTTTATggattgcaaaataaaaatgagaaagatCAAGATGATACGGAAGATGAGGAAGAAGCAGATTCAATGGTATCCGATATCGAAGGGTTACAAGAAGATTTTGACTTACCAAATGAAAAAGCTTGGggtaaaaaaaagaaagcttATTACTCTACAGATTATGTAGATCCTGATTATGCCACGACCAGTCAAAAAGATTTAGCCGATGCTGaaatggaagaagaagaagctaaGAACATTCAAAAAAGATTGGCAGAACAGTTAGATGATGCTGATTTTGGATTAGATTTTATACAAACGACAAAGGctaaaaacgaagaaattcaagaaaatgCAGAGCAATTTGTAAAGACTGATCTTAGTAAACTTAGTAAAAGACAAAAACAAGCAATAATGGAAAAAGAAAGTCCTGAATTTATAGCACTTGTAAATGACTATAAAG aTCGCATGACAGAGGTAAGAGATGTATTAGCACCATTTCTGAAGTTagctaaatccaatatacttaATAATTGTCCTGCAGTATCCTTTGTAAAGACAAAATATGATGTTTTATTGAACTATTGcattaatatatcattttatttgatgTTAAAAGCAAAAAGACTACCTGTGACTTCTCATCCTGTTATAAAACGTTTAGCACAGTATAGTCAATTGCTGAATCAGTTAGAGTCAGGACAAGAAAATCTAATTCAAGAAATCAAAGAAATACTCAAAGCTAAAGAACAAGGAAAACCATTATATAATGTGTCTGATGGTTCGAAAATAAGcatagataaaaagaaaatatctaatcattttaaagaaaaattagatcatttaaaaaaaccgACGAAAGTAGAAGTTAGAAATAAACGTTTGTTAGAATCTGAATATGAAATGGAAAGTAAAGAATTTCTTGATGAAGAAGAACATTCGGACGATAACGTGTCTATAAATAAAGTAGAAGATACAGAAAATAATGCGTCTATTGAGGacgaaaaagaaatagaagGTACTAACATGGATGGTTTATTGATGGAAAGTGAAGGAAAGAGGGGAATTACGTATCAAATAGCAAAAAATAAAGGTTTAACGCCACATCGCAGGAAGGACCAACGCAATCCTAGAGTAAAACATAGGAATAAGTATCGTAAAGCCAAAATTCGCAGGAAGGGAGCG GTGAGAGAAGTGAGAAAGGAAATCACTCGTTACGCGGGAGAAATATCGGGTATTAAAGCTAGTGTaaagaaaagtattaaattaaaataa
- the mRpL20 gene encoding mitochondrial ribosomal protein L20 — translation MVFLTAQLFTKCRGPDEFWRKRQIFKLAAHYIGRRRNCYSITIRNVHRALLKSTAGRELKKHDMKELWETRIDAAAQEHGSNLNILREGLTRCNILLNRKSMANLAVWEPRTFKCLSDIACAKVKLAGDRSVTYKPMPASILSSGLIDK, via the exons atgGTATTTTTAACTGCGCAGTTATTCACAAAATGTCGAGGTCCAGATGAATTTTGGCGAAAACGACAAATATTTAAACTCGCTGCC caTTACATCGGCAGGAGAAGAAATTGTTATAGCATAACCATAAGAAATGTGCACAGAGCATTATTAAAATCTACTGCAGGGAGGGAACTTAAAAAACATGATATGAAAgag CTTTGGGAGACTAGAATAGATGCTGCTGCTCAGGAACATGgtagtaatttaaatatattgagGGAAGGATTGACTaggtgtaatattttacttaatcgCAAGTCTATGGCAAATTTAGCTGTATGGGAACCAAGGACATTTAAATGTTTATCTGACATTGCCTGTGCAAAAGTAAAGCTGGCAGGAGATCGTTCCGTAACTTACAAGCCTATGCCTGCAAGCATTCTATCTTCAGGATTGattgacaaataa
- the Tpi gene encoding triose phosphate isomerase — protein sequence MGRKFFVGGNWKMNGTKSEIDNIVAFLKTGPLDPNVEVVVGVPSIYLTYAKSILPANVNISGQNTYKVAKGAFTGEISPAMLLDNGIPWVILGHSERRNVFGETDELIADKVAHALEAGLKVIACIGEKLEEREAGKTEEVVFRQTKAIADKIKSWDNVVVAYEPVWAIGTGKTATPQQAQEVHDKLRQWFSTNINPAVAENVRIIYGGSVTAENAKDLAKEKDIDGFLVGGASLKPDFVQIVNAKQ from the exons ATGGGTCGCAAATTTTTTGTCGGTGGTAATTGGAAAATGAATGGTACCAAAAGTGAAATAGACAATATCGTCGCTTTTTTAAAAACTGGGCCGCTCGATCCAAATGTTG AGGTTGTTGTTGGAGTACCGTCGATATACTTAACATATGCAAAAAGTATATTACCTGCTAATGTTAACATCAGTGGCCAAAATACATACAAGGTAGCAAAAGGAGCATTTACCGGAGAAATCAGTCCTGCTATGTTATTAGATAATGGAATTCCTTGGGTAATTCTTGGTCATTCAGAACGCAGAAATGTCTTTGGTGAAACAGATGAATTAATTGCAGACAAAGTGGCTCATGCCTTAGAAGCTGGCTTGAAG GTAATCGCATGTATTGGAGAAAAATTAGAAGAACGTGAAGCTGGAAAAACGGAGGAAGTAGTCTTCAGGCAAACTAAAGCTATTGCGGATAAAATCAAATCTTGGGATAATGTAGTTGTGGCCTATGAACCAGTGTGGGCCATTGGAACTGGTAAAACTGCGACTCCTCAACAAGCTCAGGAAGTACACGATAAACTAAGGCAATGGTTTTCTACTAACATAAATCCTGCAGTCGCTGAAAATGTTAGGATTATTTATGGAGGATCGGTAACAGCAGAAAATGCAAAAGATTTAGCAAAAGAGAAAGACATTGATGGATTTTTAGTTGGAGGAGCATCCTTGAAACCTGACTTTGTACAAATTGTTAATGCTAAACAATAA